TGATAGACCTTGTCGCCGCGCTCCTTGAGCTCGTCGAGGGTCCATTCCTTGCTGGTCAGCTCTTTGAGCTGCGCGGCTTCCGCCTTGCGTTCGCCCAGCCAGGTTTCGTAGTCGGCCTTTTCCTTGACCTCGACCACGATCGGCATGAAGCCGTGATCCTTGCCGCACAGCTCGGCGCACTGGCCGCGGTAGATGCCGGGTTTTTCGACACGGGTCCAGGATTCATTGACGAAGCCCGGAATCGCATCGCGCTTGACCGCGAAGGCCGGCACCCACCAGGAGTGGATGACGTCGGCGGAGGTCACCAAAAAGCGCACCTTGGCACCGATCGGCAACACCAGCGGCTTGTCGACCTCCAACAGGTAATGCTCGCCCTTGGTTTCCTTGTTGTTGATTTGATCGGCAGGGGTGCTCAGGTTGCTGAAAAACTCGACGTCCTGACCCAGGTATTTGTAGTGCCACTTCCACTGGTAACCGGTGACCTGGATATCGATATCCGGCTCAGAGTTGTCGTACATCTTGATCAGGGTGGCGGTTGCAGGGACCGCCATGGCCACCAGAATAAGCAGGGGCACGATGGTCCAGAGAATTTCGACGGTGGTGCTTTCATGAAATTTGGCGGCCACCTGCCCGGTAGAGCGGCGGTGGATCATCATCGACCAGAACATGGCGCCGAAGACGATGATGCCGATCACTACACAGATCCAGAAAATGATCATGTGCAGATCGAATACTGCGTGACTGATTTCAGTCGCTCCAGGCGCCATATTCACAGTCCAGGCCGCTTGCGCCTGACTGAAAATCGACCACAACAGGAGGCCCATCCAGACATGTGGATGTCGCATCATTGCGGGTTCCCCTTATAGTTCTTTTTATCCCGCCGGCTTTCACCTGCGGCAAGGGAGCGGCTTTTTCAGACTACGAACTTGAATCGCCGAGCCTTGCTGCATAGGCAGTCGGGCGTCATCAGCTAACTCCATTCAAAACCGAGTATAGACAGCGACTGCCACCTCGCAACGCGATGGCGTAAATCAACCGAAACAGGTAGGACTTGCGTTCCTGGTCACGAATGGAGAAGGATGCAGACGAGTGGTGGCAAATCGATATAACTTCGATGTCTCAAGGATGAAATAATTATGACCAATGCGTCTTAGCATTTTTCGTAAGCCAGCTACGTTTGTCTTCCCCTATTTCATTGCCTTTGTTTCCTGGAGTTTTCATGAACACCGCCGCATTGCGCGAGCAGATCCAAAAAGCCCAACAACATGAGGCCGAGACCGGCCTGTTGACTCGTCAGCTGGAAACCCAACTGCCGCACCTTCATTCCGCCATCCAATTGCCGGATATCGATGCCAACGGCGTGATGACGCGTTTTGTGGCCGCGTATATAGAACAAGTGCCGGACCTGCTGGACGCAGCCAATGAAGTCGCCAGGGAAGCGGGCATCGAATCGCAGATCAAGCCGGTATTGGACATCGCCGAACAGTTCTTCCTCCAGCCGCCGGCGATCATGGCCGGGCACATCGGCCTGGATAGCCTGCTGGATGAAGCTTATCTGGCACATCGCTTGGTCGAAGAGGTCAACGACCTGTACATCAAGCATTTTGGCCAGCCATTGATCCCCTTGGACATGACTGTTGCCAACCTGATTGCCCATCAACTGATCGGTGAGGAATTTGCCAATCAACTGGATGAGGCGGTGCATCACGCTGTGGACGAGATGCTTGACGATGAAAGTTTCGCGCTGGAGTCGGTAGAAGCCTACCGCGAGAAACTTAACAGCCCGGACACCGGCGCCGCGTGGAAGCGCTGGCCGTGCCTGTCGCGCCAATTGGGCGTGGGGCTTGAGCTAGATCAGCCAGCGGCGTAAGTGCCTATACATCCCCTGTAGGCGCGAGGCTTGCCCGCGAAGCTTTTGGCGTACTCGAGGACGCCTTCGCGAGCAAGCCTCGCTCCTACAGGAGGACTTGCTTCAACCCGCCGTTGAGCCAACGCCAGCGGTAGTACGCAACCGTCCTTCAAGCCTGCGCTTCAACCCTCGCGCTTCAATCAGCAGCTTCGAACCCTTGGCCGCATTCGCCCGGCCCCATTCCTCCAGCAGCTCAAGGCACGAGTGATCGATGTAGCTCAGGTTATTGAGCGGCACATGCACCGTCGCGCCTGCCGGAATGCTCCCCAGCACTTGGGTCAACGCCGGCACTTTGAGAAAAGTCGCTGCTCCCACCAGTCGCAGCTCCATCTCGCCGTCCGCCGGAAGATCGATCAAGCTGATTTTCAGGCGCGAAGCCTTCCAGGCCAGTTTGGCCAGCGTCAGGCCGAAGCCGATCAGCACGCCGGTCAACAGGTCGGTGAAGATGATTGCCAGTGCGGTCGCCGCGTAGGTGAACATCGGCATCCGGCCATAACGGCCCAGACCGCGAAAGGCCTTGAGGTCCACCAGTTTGAAACCGGTGTAAACCAGAACCCCCGCCAGACTCGCCACTGGAATGCTTTGCAGCACGCTCGACAGCAGCAGCACGAAAGCCAGCAACCACAGACCATGAAACACCGCCGACAGCCGAGTGGTGGCGCCGGCCTGAACGTTGGCCGAACTGCGCACGATCACCCCGGTCATCGGCAGCGCGCCGAGCAGACCACACAGCATGTTGCCCACGCCTTGCGCCGACAATTCGCGGTCGAAGTCCGAGCGCTGGCCACTGTGCATGCGGTCCACGGCGGCGGCTGACAGCAAGGTTTCGGCGCTGGCGATAAAGGCCACGGCGAAGGCAGCGATCAGCAAGGTCGGGTCTGCGAGATTGAGCAGATCCGCCGGGCGCAACCAGTCGATGGCTTCTGCCAGATTAGCCGGGACCTCTACACGTTTGACCTGCAATGCGAGCACAAGGCTTGCGAACGTTGCCAGACCGACGCCAAGCAATGCTCCAGGGACGAAACGCAGGGAATGCGGGCGGAATTTTTCCCACAGCCACATCACGGCAATGGTCGACAGCCCGAGCAAACCCGCCTGCCAGCCAAACGAAGGCAAAGCCTGAATCACTGCAGCGGGGAAGGCCGCCAGATTATCCAGCCCCGAGGGTTTGGGCACGGCATCGAGCATCACATGCACCTGTGACAGCACAATCAGCACCCCAATCCCGGCGAGCATGCCGTACACCACCGCCGGCGCCGTGACCCGAAACCAGCAACCCAGTTT
The window above is part of the Pseudomonas sp. B21-048 genome. Proteins encoded here:
- the coxB gene encoding cytochrome c oxidase subunit II; protein product: MMRHPHVWMGLLLWSIFSQAQAAWTVNMAPGATEISHAVFDLHMIIFWICVVIGIIVFGAMFWSMMIHRRSTGQVAAKFHESTTVEILWTIVPLLILVAMAVPATATLIKMYDNSEPDIDIQVTGYQWKWHYKYLGQDVEFFSNLSTPADQINNKETKGEHYLLEVDKPLVLPIGAKVRFLVTSADVIHSWWVPAFAVKRDAIPGFVNESWTRVEKPGIYRGQCAELCGKDHGFMPIVVEVKEKADYETWLGERKAEAAQLKELTSKEWTLDELKERGDKVYHTTCVACHQAEGQGLPPMFPALKGSKIATGPIKDHLNIVFHGKPGTSMAAFGKQLSEVDIAAVVTYERNAWGNNKGDMVTPKEVLELKQAESK
- a CDS encoding SulP family inorganic anion transporter, which encodes MRATQLKAVLPRELLASVVVFLVALPLCMGIAIASGLPPAKGLITGIIGGLVVGWLAGSPLQVSGPAAGLAVLVFELVRQHGIAMLGPILLLAGFLQLVAGRLKLGCWFRVTAPAVVYGMLAGIGVLIVLSQVHVMLDAVPKPSGLDNLAAFPAAVIQALPSFGWQAGLLGLSTIAVMWLWEKFRPHSLRFVPGALLGVGLATFASLVLALQVKRVEVPANLAEAIDWLRPADLLNLADPTLLIAAFAVAFIASAETLLSAAAVDRMHSGQRSDFDRELSAQGVGNMLCGLLGALPMTGVIVRSSANVQAGATTRLSAVFHGLWLLAFVLLLSSVLQSIPVASLAGVLVYTGFKLVDLKAFRGLGRYGRMPMFTYAATALAIIFTDLLTGVLIGFGLTLAKLAWKASRLKISLIDLPADGEMELRLVGAATFLKVPALTQVLGSIPAGATVHVPLNNLSYIDHSCLELLEEWGRANAAKGSKLLIEARGLKRRLEGRLRTTAGVGSTAG